A DNA window from Nitrospira sp. contains the following coding sequences:
- a CDS encoding hypothetical protein (Evidence 5 : Unknown function; MaGe:77310564), translated as MVEAREQVREISAKWVQNESEGRSHDVLPYASGSTQRRNFSIETVLLTGMDYVSITAPGAHLNSCPLLLLAKSLRDVFIHRFAVPNS; from the coding sequence GTGGTTGAGGCGCGAGAGCAGGTGCGCGAGATCAGTGCTAAATGGGTACAGAATGAGAGTGAAGGGCGGTCCCATGACGTGCTGCCTTATGCATCGGGCTCAACTCAACGCCGGAATTTCTCCATTGAAACGGTCTTGTTGACAGGGATGGATTACGTCAGCATCACAGCGCCAGGTGCTCATTTGAATAGCTGTCCGCTACTCCTGCTCGCCAAGTCGTTGCGCGATGTCTTCATACACCGTTTTGCGGTGCCGAATTCCTAA